One Portunus trituberculatus isolate SZX2019 chromosome 7, ASM1759143v1, whole genome shotgun sequence genomic window carries:
- the LOC123498182 gene encoding protein mab-21-like 2, with protein MLVPSDGVSTGSGKLVAALEQFYSEQVAKRRMVVNKRVEEVVQVAHDLMKHVEAQEPRCLSTLTQAAGRWEGLHILSPHEYQVTIYLNQMGEFNLVDDGTVPGSAVLKLSDGRKRSMSLWVEFITASGYLSSRKMRARFQTLVAQAVEKSQYRDQLRMVGGTSEVRVRIRDTYTLDLTLAFKCYGIWPRSAAHWPELSLPWPGVELAAEVKMSGFTLVSRDCSHLAREKDKDKQDAAITAEGDTWVMVFMEAEDRLLTQGCRKKCLSILKTLRDRHLDLPGNPVSSYVLKTLVLYECEKHPHEWEWDTLSLGDRINGILLQLISCLLCRRCPHYFLPQVDLFRGTPRQSLMQGASQTWRLTRDLLTRTEYLQQC; from the coding sequence ATGCTGGTGCCCAGCGACGGCGTGTCCACGGGGTCGGGCAAACTGGTGGCCGCCCTGGAGCAGTTCTACAGCGAGCAGGTGGCCAAGCGGCGCATGGTGGTGAACAAGcgggtggaggaagtggtgcAGGTGGCACACGACCTCATGAAGCATGTGGAGGCGCAGGAGCCGCGCTGCCTCTCCACCCTGACGCAGGCGGCGGGCCGCTGGGAGGGCCTGCACATCCTGTCGCCGCACGAGTACCAGGTCACCATCTACCTCAACCAGATGGGCGAGTTCAACCTGGTGGACGACGGCACGGTGCCCGGCAGCGCCGTGCTCAAACTTAGCGACGGCAGGAAGCGCTCCATGTCCCTGTGGGTGGAGTTCATCACGGCCTCGGGCTACCTCTCCTCCAGGAAGATGCGGGCGCGCTTCCAGACGTTGGTGGCGCAGGCGGTGGAGAAGTCCCAGTACCGGGACCAGCTGCGTATGGTGGGGGGCACGTCTGAGGTGCGGGTGCGGATCAGGGACACCTACACGCTGGACCTCACGCTGGCCTTCAAGTGCTATGGCATCTGGCCGCGCTCCGCCGCCCACTGGCCCGAGCTGTCCCTGCCCTGGCCCGGCGTGGAGCTGGCGGCGGAGGTGAAGATGTCAGGGTTCACGCTGGTGTCCCGGGACTGCTCGCACCTGGCGcgggagaaggacaaggacaagcaGGACGCGGCCATCACGGCGGAGGGTGACACGTGGGTGATGGTGTTCATGGAGGCAGAGGACAGGCTGCTGACGCAGGGCTGCCGCAAGAAGTGTCTGTCCATCCTGAAGACGCTGCGGGACCGCCACCTGGACCTGCCCGGCAACCCGGTGTCCTCCTACGTGCTCAAGACGCTGGTGCTGTACGAGTGCGAGAAACACCCGCACGAGTGGGAGTGGGACACGCTGAGCCTCGGGGACAGGATCAACGGCATCCTGCTGCAGCTCATCTCCTGCCTGCTGTGCCGCCGCTGCCCTCACTACTTCCTGCCGCAGGTCGACCTCTTCAGGGGTACGCCGCGCCAGAGCCTCATGCAGGGCGCCTCGCAGACCTGGCGCCTTACGCGGGACCTGCTCACCCGCACAGAGTACCTGCAGCAGTGCTAA
- the LOC123498192 gene encoding protein mab-21-like 2 — protein sequence MLVPVELQGTQARVLHQVNKYASERVAARRAAVAKSLREVAKVVQDVLKEVEVQEPRVISSLAEVNGRFEGFTVLSPTEFEAVLYLNQMGEFNFVDDGSIPGSAVLKLSDGRKRSMSLWVEFITASGYLSARKMRSRLHTLVAQSVDKCTYRDAVRMVGDTSEVRLRVRDRYVVQITPAFKCSGVWPRSAAHWPSPHAPWPPPSLVAEVKTEGFDLLSKEPPAAGGRAAGGLESDAWALSFSDAENRLLYGAGRRRALAILKTLRDRHLDLPGEPVPAYAVKTLLLYECEKHPREGEWEEGVLGDRLVGVLLQLITCLQCRRCPHYFLPSINLLRGASPPALEAASKQAWRLTRELLTNPKSLEKL from the coding sequence ATGCTGGTGCCCGTGGAGTTGCAGGGCACGCAGGCCCGCGTGCTGCACCAAGTCAACAAGTACGCTAGCGAGCGTGTGGCCGCGCGCCGCGCCGCGGTGGCCAAGAGCCTGCGGGAGGTGGCCAAGGTGGTGCAAGATGtgttgaaggaggtggaggtgcaggAGCCGCGTGTCATCTCCTCCCTGGCGGAGGTGAACGGTCGCTTCGAGGGCTTCACGGTGCTCTCGCCCACGGAGTTCGAGGCGGTGCTCTACCTCAACCAGATGGGCGAGTTCAACTTCGTGGACGACGGCTCCATCCCAGGCAGCGCCGTGCTCAAACTCAGCGACGGCAGGAAGCGCTCCATGTCCCTGTGGGTGGAGTTCATCACAGCCTCGGGCTACCTCTCCGCCCGCAAGATGCGATCACGCCTGCACACGCTGGTGGCGCAGAGCGTGGACAAGTGCACGTACCGCGATGCCGTACGCATGGTGGGCGACACCAGCGAGGTGCGCCTCCGCGTGCGGGACCGCTACGTGGTGCAGATCACGCCCGCCTTCAAGTGCTCGGGCGTGTGGCCCCGCTCGGCCGCCCACTGGCCCTCGCCCCACGCCCCCTGGCCGCCGCCCAGCCTGGTGGCCGAGGTCAAGACGGAGGGATTCGACCTGCTCAGCAAGGAGCCGCCCGCCGCAGGGGGGCGCGCCGCAGGCGGCCTGGAGAGTGACGCCTGGGCCTTGTCCTTCAGCGACGCTGAGAACCGCCTGCTGTACGGCGCGGGGCGGCGCCGCGCCTTGGCCATCCTGAAGACCCTGCGGGACCGCCACTTGGACCTGCCTGGAGAGCCCGTGCCGGCGTACGCCGTGAAGACACTGCTGCTGTACGAGTGTGAGAAGCACCCGCGGGAgggtgagtgggaggagggCGTGCTAGGGGACCGGCTGGTGGGTGTGCTGCTGCAGCTCATCACCTGCCTGCAGTGCCGCCGCTGCCCACACTACTTCCTGCCCTCCATCAACCTGCTGCGCGGCGCGTCGCCCCCCGCCCTGGAGGCCGCCTCCAAGCAGGCGTGGCGCCTCACCAGGGAGCTGCTCACCAACCCAAAGAGTCTCGAGAAGCTCTAG